The segment aaagaaaaagccctTTGCAAATGGTTTCTCAGGGAAATagctattaatttaaacacttTTCAATAATCGTCGACAATTGAAATGCAGAATTTGCATTCAACTGTTCGCAGCGGTGGAATACAAATCCAGGcagatagaaaagaaaaaaagaaaaaaaagaaaagcagttGAAGCAAAATACCATAGAAGGAGCCTGATCCGGTATGGCAGGTCCGGCTTTGAGAAGCTTGGAGCCAGGGTCGACCACGGCGGCTTCCATttgcttcttccttctcttcttcagATGAAATCAGATCTTTTCCTTCAACTCGCTACAAGAAAAGCTTCGAGATGCGGCACAGCCTCCGCCGGAAAGCCGAATTTCAATTCTCCACACTCATCTCGCGGTCGAAAGTTTCTTATGTTTTGCGTTGCGCGgtttaattcattttctctccctattttcaaattatattgGAATTATCgtttaataaatttccaatattttctcattttcatttaaaagaaaaaaagaaaaaaaacaacaacaacaacaaatttcCATATAACCCaaagtatattttaatttttccaacattattaaattaataaaaatacatcaactttcaacttttatctcaaaaataaatttttttataaaaaaaaatctcaaaaacacccaaaaaaaaaaaaaatcaatgaataaaaaaaaaaagcccttTACCGAGGAAATGGAGGATTCGGTATAGCAGCTCACGTTCGGTTGCGCTGCGTTCCACTTATTGAATAGGGTTTTATAGTCGGTCTGTGATCCCTGGATgaaaaaagttcaattttaaaaatactcttaaaacttttaaaaatatgcttaaactttctaaaatttcaataatattttttaaaagaaattaaagacttaaaaaatatcactaaatttttttaaaaacttaaaaaataccacccaaaaaaaactatttcttattaaaaattaacaaagaaattaGGAAAAAATAAGCAAATCGAGTTAAAATACTTAGGGgctaaaaaagatttatttacaaatacaCACAATCCCACATCCACCATATAAGAAATATACCAGAAATTAATCATATAAGACTCCAGATGACTGTATTATTGTTGCAGTAACCCCGCAGATTTTCACCATCACCAATTACAGGGTCGCTCATGATGGTATAGTAGTTCATATCAACCGATATAGGGCCATTTGTTGAGCTAGCATTCTCCTGACCTTCTTCCTCAACCAAAATGAGATCACGTTGCTCGCCATTGGGAGTAACATCGTCACGTTCCTTTGGATTACGAGCTCTATAACTCGATTCGGCCATGTCCCCCAGAAGGTCTTTGAGGGTATTGTCAGAACATGAATCTGCAATGGAGGTGAAGCTTACATCCAGGATTGGAATCTCGAAGTTCACAATGGACGTGTCACGAGAAAATCCGAGAACGTCGTGTACTATGTCTATGTCGCAGCTTCCTTTTGTATCGGTGTTGGCATTGGTTCTATCTGCGTCGTTTTCGGGTTGATGATGAAGAGTGTGGATGGGAATCCTCTTCTCTGAAAGACAATCTTCACTTGTTTCATCAATAACTTCCACATTTCCAAGTTCCTCCATTTGTTCATCTAAAGCAACTCCGAGACCACCATCGGCGCTCTCATACTTGCGTTCCCGGCTCATGAGAACTGGTTTGTTGTCTCCATCAGCAATTTTGGAAGAATAATCATGCCGGGAAGGGCTCGAATTCCTGCAATTGGTAGAAGACAGAGAGGGTGAAGCAGAATGCTGTGCATTGTGTGTTATCCATTTCTTCGGAACAGCTTATATGATCTATTCTAGTTTCAGACAGGTCCCATGACAAAGATTTCTTGTGATTGTTTCCATCTTCATTTGAAAGGTCTGGAGATCTAACGGTTACAGTTTTTGAATGTTCTGGAATGCTGATTGAAGACGATGATAACGTGAACTGAGCGAGAGCAGATGCTAATACATCATCGATTGATGGCTTTGGTTTACTCTTTGACGAATCCACCGCAACCTCCAGGGTTCGATTCTCTTGGCtgtcatcattttcatttgaaaactCAGCAGCAGCAATCACAACATTCCCCTGATCATAATCATCAACGTTTGAAAACTCAGGAGCAGTTACCACAAGACTTGGACGCAACAGTGACGAACCCCCTGAGCTGGATACATCAAGTGCAATGGGTGATGTACCTGAACGTAGTTCCTTTTGATCCGGTCCACAACTGGGATGATCGTTTCCACTGTTATAGAACGAGTTAGAAGCTGACTCGATAGCAGAAAAGCTCGGAGCAGACATTCTGTAGCAAGATGGCCATTCTGAACCATGTGACGTCTTAGTTACAACATCAAGTTGCTGCTCAACCTGCTTAAGCCTCCCTTCAATGCTGTTAATGGGTTTTAGCATATTTCCTTCAAACCTTAAAAAACAATTCTCTATTCTGTCCATTCGAGAAACAAGCTGACCCAAAACGTTTTCAATACGACGAAGTGGTTCATCGTGCATTCTCTCTGTAACAGGAACTTGTAGATGCACCTCTGGCTGACGTACAGATCTGTCACACtctttttcttcatgaaaTTTCACTTCATCATCAACGGTTACACAAGATTTTCCTTCCTGCTCAAGTCCAGTTACACTATCGGTTGAATCGAGAGCATTTGACCCAATCTTGGTTAATATATGAATTCCCTCCTCATTAGAATTACGGCTACCATTGCTCTTACTACTTTCAGTAGTTTTAGATAACTGCAGAAGGGTTGGGAcaagcatggacatcaaagaACTTTGAGAACTTTGAGCTGAGTTCTTCAGTGGGCTCTCTTCCTCTAAATCAACGGGATTGGCAAACACATAGATTTCATCTACATATACAATACTTTTATTCTGAAGTGAAAGAAGACGGATTGTAAGAGACGTGCAAGGATTTGCATCCGTTATTTCTGCTGTAGCCTCATAAAAGTCCTGGGAAAAAATGCTTCATCAATAAAGAATTCAtacaaacaaatttagaagttTATATATCTTGAACTTTTCCTACTACTttgcaatttaaatttaaaccttCCTTCCTTTCCTTGGTAGAATTCATCCATGTACACAATTAGTTTCCAGCAATGTGAACATTAATAAATGGAATGCAACTAAAAAGAAACACGTATCAAATATCACCAAGCATTGACATTTTATGTCCAATGGTAACATCATgcaagatcccacatcggttggggaggagaacgaaccaccctttataagagtgtgaaaacctcaccttagcagacacattttaaaaaccttgagggtaagcctaaaagggaaagctcaaagaggacaatatctgctagcggtgggcttgagcgtTACACATCCCTTACAAGATTTAGGGGACTCAACACATCTAGGAGCTAATGGCACATTCTTAAATAAACACTTTGGTCATCTACGTTACtatcttcaaataaaatattccaattCAACAACCATGAATTAGTCAGTAATCAGTGGGAAAATGTTGCAAGGTCAACTATTGTCAATTGAGATTAATCCAAGTACGCACCAGTTAACCTTACATTTCAGATCGATCGCTTATTAAAATGGTTGGAAAACTAAGATCTGGGAACCTTAAGGAGAGAACGCCATTGCATAATGAGAATCCAAATAACATATGGAAAGGATAGAATGAGCTTTTTGTCAATGAAATATAAGTGAGATCAATGTAACACACCTGCTTAATCATCCTCAATGAGTCTCCACCAGACGTGGTTATAGAAGAATTGTTTTTACAATCGAGGGCTGGGCCATCGGGAGCTTTAACTTCAACCCAGTCATCTTCATTCGTGTTCGAGTTACAGCCACGTTGTGAATTGGCTTCAGTCACAACTCCATTAGACCCATTTCTACGTGCAGACTCATCATCAAAACCATTTGTGTGAAGCACTTCTTCGTCTCTCAAAGCAGCACCACAACGGACAGTAcacaaatattcattttcattttgagaagAGGTAACGCAGTACATCTCATAGACTCGAGCGGTGCTTCTAACATAAACCTGCCGGATCTCGTGCTTTTCCGCAAAACGAACTGCAAACCATGATCTTTAGTTACCCCTTCAAGAGGCATCACTGAAAATCTGAAATGCTCAATGTGGCCaactcaatttttaattaaaatatgggAGCAAACAAGCTGGAAAAAAACTGACAAGTGACTCGATAAACAATAAATTGCCAAGTTCATCCAACTGCCAGTAACCGGAAACTGCTATACCATGAAAAGGATCACTATTCCGGTCTTTgataactaaatcaaatcagaTAGCTTTAAGCCACCACTAATCTTGACTTATAATCACCAATTCTATACTTAGTCTTACAGCCCTAAGATTGTCGTTGATAGTCACTTTcttgcaaaaataaaacagaaggTGAAACAACCtacataaatgaatgaaaaaccTATCGTTTCTTAATGCAATTTTCGTAGTATCATTCTATGATCCTAATTTTTTCGAGAAACCTCCACGGAACTCAAACACTTGAAATCACTCAAAACACAATATCAAACCAAACAATCAGATGAGAGAGGGGACTTCAGAACTCACGAGTGATCTCGCATGGACCAGACTCCAGTGAGGGACGGCACAGAACAAGAGGCGACTTGGGGCCGAATTCGACCGTCTCCTCCTCGTCGATCGGAGAGTAGAACGATTCATAGACGACTGTATTCTCCAAACAGCCACCGGCGACCGTCCAGTTTGCGTCGGGGCTCCATGAAGGACTGCAACTAACGTCGCCGTCGTTCTGTGAACCCATGGCGGCAAATTTTTCCGATGGTATGAAGAGGGAATCTCAGAGAGCTACAAGAAAGGAGTTCAGATTTGGGTTCGTATTTCTCAAGCAAactgatttatttatttatttatttttatcttaaattatacgttttatattttagttagtttatcgttgattttctaaaaatgtCTCTGTtccttttatttcataaaaattattattatttaaattttgttaaaaaaaatatgaattaaaattagaaaattaccattacaaaattaaaaaaaaataaaatttcaatatatttccaaaatttatcGAGGAGAAATAACCAatattaactataaaaaaaaaataataataataaattaacaattaaCTGAAATtatccaaattaaattttaaattttaaaattaaaatataatataaaaatgataacttagtataaaatatttgtgacttttttaaaaaataatatatttataaactatatctttaatataatataaataacaaaaaatagtaTCAACTTGAGTATAGTTCAATTGGTTAAAGATGTTAGTAAGTTATAGGAGAGGTCAGAGGTTCGAATCTCTATTTCATAAAAGATAGAGATTTGAATCTATGATCTTTTAATAGTTTACTAATATCGTAATTAATTGAGCTATGCTCatgttgacattttaaaattttagataaaatgtGTCTCTAGATCGTCCCCATTTTCACGATGGATCGATCAACAACTACTACTACTAGGTCGTTTCACTGAACAAGAGTCCGTCCATTCATTCCCTATTCTATCACAATGGTATCCTAAAACTTAAACTTAAGCTTTATAATCTTAGCAAAATGACAGAGAGCTTAAAAACAACAACTATAAGGGAGAACTGATTCGAAGAGACTGCCTACCCAGCCAGGATCGGCCTCCATGAAATGCTCGAGTTCGCTCTCTCCTTCGAGCCCTCGAAAGAATCGTCTCCGTACCCATACACGCTGCATATACACTGGGAAAGAAAACCCCAACATGGTAGGTATAATTAAGGGGGCCAGACAGGTTTCACCTTCATGATTTCGACCTCTTTTGCTTAAGAGGAACGAGGCGAATTCCTTGCTTCCCGAGTTCCAATGTTTTTACTCTATCATCATCGAGGGTGACCGATAACGTCGACGTACCATCGATCATGTCACAAACCACTCCTTTCTGCCTGAACATCATATCAAATGTAATATAACAAATTAGTGATCAAGGCCAACAGATCGCTCGGGATTTGGTTCGGGTTTTCGAgcatattagaaaaataaaactcaccATGACTTGTCTGTTGGGTGTTGAACTTCAACCCTCTTTCCTATTGCATCTTTACCCAATTTTTTGAGAATCCAATTAGCGTCCATGATCTCATCCAATAAATTATCTTGATGAGACCGAGCCAAGTCTTCGACTTCGTTGAACGATATTTTCTCCATTAAGGGCGATGGTCTTTTTCGTTTCGACCGTTGCCCTTTGACAgaacttttttcttcctcgtgacaagaaatttgattttcgAGGGGAggtttcttaaatttgaacttcaacaAAGGTTTCGAGTCCCTGGGCAAAGACGACTGTGGTAAAGCTGTCTGACCATTATCGTCGTGTCCATCGTTGCATATATGGGATCCACTCTCGAGTTGTTTCCCTGGAGGTACCTTCTCTTCTTTTACCGTGGAAACGTCAGAACGAACTGCAGGTGTGTTTCCTTCCACGTTTCTCTTACGAGAAAATACGCGAGTGCCATTCGGAGGACCAAGTTCAGAGCCACTAGTGTTTCCTCTGCCAAACGCAGAATTCGTGTCCGAACATCCAAATCTAACTTTTCCGAAGCTAGGAAGGCTCTTCTCTGTTTCCCCAGCTTTCGGCCGTGTTGATTGGCTCGAGTTATCGACTTTGTCTCCTATACATAGAAGAGAAATACAAATTAGATCTTGAATACTAGAAtctaaaacaagaaaaccatACCATTTGAGGACACCAAATCTTGTTCTCTTTGGCAACTTGAAGCATCAAACTTCGGGGAACTCGCAACGTTAATTTTCCGTGCGCCTAAGTTTATTACTAGCTTCTTTCCTTTAGCCGTCTTCGACTTACTCGCATATTTTCCTGAATCTTCTCCAGTATCGACACCGTCACCCTTCCTCGCCTTGATTTGAACGACTTTTGAGGTCCTTTCTTCATCACTTACCATCACCTCCTCCACAAACTTGTGTTTTAACACCCCTGGTTGATTAATCGAGCACATCCCTTCATTGTGGCTAACACTCCCAGCAACCGGAGACGAATACGAGTCAGGTCCTTCATTATTTTCGGGTTGCAAACCACCAGTCTTCTCATTACGCCCTTCCAAACTCTGATCTAGTTCAGATGCATTAGCCAAAGGAATCCGAGAAGCTTTTTCTTTCGCGTATTTTTTATTCGATGATTTTTTCCCATAATCCTTGCTCTTTTTGGGCGTTTTGTCAACTAACCCCTTCAGAGATAGTTTGAATGAACGTCCAAACTCATTCTTACTAACCGCAGGACCGTTTTCTTCGTCGTCTGAATAAGgtgaaatggaaaatatttcttcttgaGTGGGTAATCCAGCAGCAG is part of the Cucurbita pepo subsp. pepo cultivar mu-cu-16 chromosome LG12, ASM280686v2, whole genome shotgun sequence genome and harbors:
- the LOC111807674 gene encoding uncharacterized protein LOC111807674 isoform X2; this encodes MYCVTSSQNENEYLCTVRCGAALRDEEVLHTNGFDDESARRNGSNGVVTEANSQRGCNSNTNEDDWVEVKAPDGPALDCKNNSSITTSGGDSLRMIKQDFYEATAEITDANPCTSLTIRLLSLQNKSIVYVDEIYVFANPVDLEEESPLKNSAQSSQSSLMSMLVPTLLQLSKTTESSKSNGSRNSNEEGIHILTKIGSNALDSTDSVTGLEQEGKSCVTVDDEVKFHEEKECDRSVRQPEVHLQVPVTERMHDEPLRRIENVLGQLVSRMDRIENCFLRFEGNMLKPINSIEGRLKQVEQQLDVVTKTSHGSEWPSCYRMSAPSFSAIESASNSFYNSGNDHPSCGPDQKELRSGTSPIALDVSSSGGSSLLRPSLVVTAPEFSNVDDYDQGNVVIAAAEFSNENDDSQENRTLEVAVDSSKSKPKPSIDDVLASALAQFTLSSSSISIPEHSKTVTVRSPDLSNEDGNNHKKSLSWDLSETRIDHISCSEEMDNTQCTAFCFTLSVFYQLQEFEPFPA
- the LOC111807674 gene encoding uncharacterized protein LOC111807674 isoform X1: MGSQNDGDVSCSPSWSPDANWTVAGGCLENTVVYESFYSPIDEEETVEFGPKSPLVLCRPSLESGPCEITLRFAEKHEIRQVYVRSTARVYEMYCVTSSQNENEYLCTVRCGAALRDEEVLHTNGFDDESARRNGSNGVVTEANSQRGCNSNTNEDDWVEVKAPDGPALDCKNNSSITTSGGDSLRMIKQDFYEATAEITDANPCTSLTIRLLSLQNKSIVYVDEIYVFANPVDLEEESPLKNSAQSSQSSLMSMLVPTLLQLSKTTESSKSNGSRNSNEEGIHILTKIGSNALDSTDSVTGLEQEGKSCVTVDDEVKFHEEKECDRSVRQPEVHLQVPVTERMHDEPLRRIENVLGQLVSRMDRIENCFLRFEGNMLKPINSIEGRLKQVEQQLDVVTKTSHGSEWPSCYRMSAPSFSAIESASNSFYNSGNDHPSCGPDQKELRSGTSPIALDVSSSGGSSLLRPSLVVTAPEFSNVDDYDQGNVVIAAAEFSNENDDSQENRTLEVAVDSSKSKPKPSIDDVLASALAQFTLSSSSISIPEHSKTVTVRSPDLSNEDGNNHKKSLSWDLSETRIDHISCSEEMDNTQCTAFCFTLSVFYQLQEFEPFPA
- the LOC111807748 gene encoding uncharacterized protein LOC111807748, which encodes MRRLRGKGRSRLRNLTWVCFSVLCSRRICFCALGFEPGLQNGRVKNEFLDGVRKVEEFLNDPWGIRVRDGKGATVQVWVPKVAPPPPPVQPVGVVGEAFISGADAVDEMAAAMSAQTKRIALQRKAAAAMIAAEDYARRFESGSLVDASGSLVGEEQGQSNVNVMCRICFVGENESSERTRRMLSCKTCGKKYHRSCLKSWAQHRDLFHWSSWTCPSCRACEVCRRTGDPNKFMFCKRCDGAYHCYCQHPPHKNVSSGPYLCPKHTRCHSCESNVPGNGQSVRWFLGYTFCDACGRLFVKGNYCPVCLKVYRDSESTPMVCCDVCQRWVHCHCDSISDEKYLQFQIDGNLQYKCTACRGECYQVKNLDDAVQEIWRRKDEADRDLIVSLRAAAGLPTQEEIFSISPYSDDEENGPAVSKNEFGRSFKLSLKGLVDKTPKKSKDYGKKSSNKKYAKEKASRIPLANASELDQSLEGRNEKTGGLQPENNEGPDSYSSPVAGSVSHNEGMCSINQPGVLKHKFVEEVMVSDEERTSKVVQIKARKGDGVDTGEDSGKYASKSKTAKGKKLVINLGARKINVASSPKFDASSCQREQDLVSSNGDKVDNSSQSTRPKAGETEKSLPSFGKVRFGCSDTNSAFGRGNTSGSELGPPNGTRVFSRKRNVEGNTPAVRSDVSTVKEEKVPPGKQLESGSHICNDGHDDNGQTALPQSSLPRDSKPLLKFKFKKPPLENQISCHEEEKSSVKGQRSKRKRPSPLMEKISFNEVEDLARSHQDNLLDEIMDANWILKKLGKDAIGKRVEVQHPTDKSWQKGVVCDMIDGTSTLSVTLDDDRVKTLELGKQGIRLVPLKQKRSKS